Proteins encoded by one window of Crassostrea angulata isolate pt1a10 chromosome 9, ASM2561291v2, whole genome shotgun sequence:
- the LOC128164211 gene encoding uncharacterized protein LOC128164211: MADLYPMHLQHDHSDKVGMKTQQFPLGLFDCNETKNQEVIQLLKFLTEKYVPLDGNEVIDEVFIGGDRLTDERVQGAQRAMENAETSKGKLQGFISKIEDWHRMMNFLEEMNVEDEDQLLPSDFQEKTDEDKISWLNEICCRIVKKYMFENNEDMLEQLRSVLDDPDHIENYFVASDNDDRFHCHFCPKSFVQLNSVKLHEKLLHQHTVTSKTSRKSNPENEDQLYNHIMLIFKFVCLLKNLDISIDMGDGARSVRSAKYELPIFNKTNKTKYAIRCVHLTTLTEETLSSEQSQKLIYNKSINIQGGKNNNLALDEYLEMLNRDGKELVKGH, encoded by the exons ATGGCTGACTTATATCCTATGCATTTGCAGCATGATCACAGCGATAAAGTTGGCATGAAAACTCAACAG TTTCCTTTGGGTCTTTTTGACTGCAATGAGACAAAGAATCAAGAGGTGATCCAGCTGTTGAAGTTTTTGACAGAGAAATATGTACCCCTTGATGGTAATGAAGTAATTGATGAAGTCTTCATTGGAG GAGACAGGTTAACAGATGAGCGTGTTCAAGGAGCGCAACGAGCAATGGAAAATGCAGAAACTTCCAAGGGAAAACTACAAGGTTTTATATCAAAGATTGAGGATTGGCATCGCATGATGAATTTTCTTGAG GAAATGAATGTAGAGGATGAAGATCAATTGTTACCAAGTGATTTTCAAGAGAAGACTGATGAAGACAAAATCAGTTGGCTGAATGAAATCTGCTGCAGGATTGTGAAGAAGTACATGTTTGAAAACAACGAAGACATGCTCGAACAACTTAGGAGTGTGCTTGATGATCCAGACCACATTGAGAACTACTTTGTAGCAAGTGATAACGATGATCGATTTCACTGTCACTTCTGCCCAAAATCCTTTGTACAACTGAACAGCGTAAAATTGCATGAGAAACTTCTTCATCAACATACTGTGACAAGTAAGACATCTAGGAAAAGTAATCCAGAAAATGAGGATCAGCTCTACAACCACATTATGCTGATCTTCAAATTTGTGTGCTTACTGAAAAACCTGGATATTTCAATAGATATGGGAGATGGGGCAAGATCAGTTCGCTCTGCAAAGTATGAATTGCCAATCTTCaataaaaccaacaaaacaaaatacgcCATAAGATGTGTTCATCTAACAACTCTAACAGAAGAAACGTTATCGAGTGAACAAAGCCAGAAGTTAATTTACAACAAAAGCATTAATATTCAGGGAGGCAAGAACAACAATCTGGCTCTAGACGAGTACCTAGAAATGCTGAACAGAGACGGCAAAGAACTTGTGAAGGGTCATTAA